A region from the Aphis gossypii isolate Hap1 chromosome 1, ASM2018417v2, whole genome shotgun sequence genome encodes:
- the LOC114131532 gene encoding uncharacterized protein LOC114131532 isoform X2, translating to MNPKSVIVFVYVLLFCILFVESKADIGQFYFAPINPNVELRTFHFSGALAYLSQVAHYSPGICYTIYDYMTNYKSIRLDESSVSGIDFFSNEACADTPSITYDRVDINYKYEGSTYKSFKACGSVEPEYFPVLTLNFSKTNNMKQSFFLKKGEGEGIKLEYEHGTCNDLFKNSTHFTQITLDDKTKTRCVEFYRNVFCIGNEDAIYTNNSKIFTTVDLTLYRSFKSCKFIEESHPETPIEFMNIFDSLSDRVISQHLQGRSLRHNSEFEFWALFIFYTRGINGVCNGLIPLYNTAPTGFISWEFLLPTFYRDVVQHRTTQMNPYSPFHQHVCTNSNRDCGSYLRHELILSLWTVISDIMYRLRYRLNRRDDLVTSDYVVKEFEKIKTLNLCNKNLHYDSKTSLN from the exons ATGAATCCTAAAAGTGTCATCGTCTTCGTGTACGTATTGTTATTTTGCATCTTGTTTGTTGAAAGTAAAGCTGATATAGGACAATTTTACTTTGCGCCAATCAACCCCAATGTAGAGTTAAGAACTTTTCATTTTAGCGGTGCGCTTGCTTATCTTTCACAAGTAGCACATTATTCACCAGGtatttgttatacaatttatgacTATATGACGAATTACAAATCAATACGTTTAGATGAAAGCTCTGTATCtggaatagattttttttcgaatgaaGCTTGCGCTGACACACCAAGTATAACATATGATCGtgtagatataaattataaatacgaaGGTTCAACATACAAGTCCTTTAAGGCATGTGGATCAGTAGAACCCGAATATTTTCCAGTTTTGACATTAAACTTTTCGAAAACTAACAATATGAAACAAAgttttttcttgaaaaaagGAGAAGGCGAAGGAATCAAATTGGAATACGAACACGGTActtgtaatgatttatttaagaatagtACACATTTCACTCAAATAACTCTCGATGATAAAACGAAGACACGATGTGTGGAATTTTATCGTAACGTCTTTTGCATTGGAAATGAAGATGCAATATAcactaataattctaaaatatttactactgTTGATTTAACGTTATACAGGAGTTTTAAGTCTTGTAAGTTTATCGAAGAATCGCATCCTGAGACTCCAATTgaatttatgaacatttttgattCATTATCGGATCGTGTCATATCACAACATTTACAAGGACGTAGTTTACGCCATAACTCGGAATTTGAATTTTgggctttatttattttttatactagagGTATAAACGGAGTTTGTAATGGATTAATACCGCTCTATAACACGGCTCCTACTGGCTTCATTTCATGGGAATTTTTATTGCCGACTTTTTATCGAG ATGTTGTGCAGCATCGTACTACTCAAATGAATCCATATTCACCATTTCATCAACATGTATGTACAAATAGTAATAGAGATTGCGGGTCATATTTGCGACACGAACTTATCCTTTCATTGTGGACTGTAATATCCGATATAATGTACAGACTTCGTTACCGTTTAAATCGGAGAGATGATCTAGTTACAAGTGATTATGTTGttaaagaatttgaaaaaatcaaaactttaaatctttgtaataaaaatttacattatgattcaaaaacttcattgaattaa
- the LOC114131532 gene encoding uncharacterized protein LOC114131532 isoform X1, producing MNPKSVIVFVYVLLFCILFVESKADIGQFYFAPINPNVELRTFHFSGALAYLSQVAHYSPGICYTIYDYMTNYKSIRLDESSVSGIDFFSNEACADTPSITYDRVDINYKYEGSTYKSFKACGSVEPEYFPVLTLNFSKTNNMKQSFFLKKGEGEGIKLEYEHGTCNDLFKNSTHFTQITLDDKTKTRCVEFYRNVFCIGNEDAIYTNNSKIFTTVDLTLYRSFKSCKFIEESHPETPIEFMNIFDSLSDRVISQHLQGRSLRHNSEFEFWALFIFYTRGINGVCNGLIPLYNTAPTGFISWEFLLPTFYRGIRIGEGYEIALNIVINTISDFELSPSSSSFYIRLYELALDVVQHRTTQMNPYSPFHQHVCTNSNRDCGSYLRHELILSLWTVISDIMYRLRYRLNRRDDLVTSDYVVKEFEKIKTLNLCNKNLHYDSKTSLN from the coding sequence ATGAATCCTAAAAGTGTCATCGTCTTCGTGTACGTATTGTTATTTTGCATCTTGTTTGTTGAAAGTAAAGCTGATATAGGACAATTTTACTTTGCGCCAATCAACCCCAATGTAGAGTTAAGAACTTTTCATTTTAGCGGTGCGCTTGCTTATCTTTCACAAGTAGCACATTATTCACCAGGtatttgttatacaatttatgacTATATGACGAATTACAAATCAATACGTTTAGATGAAAGCTCTGTATCtggaatagattttttttcgaatgaaGCTTGCGCTGACACACCAAGTATAACATATGATCGtgtagatataaattataaatacgaaGGTTCAACATACAAGTCCTTTAAGGCATGTGGATCAGTAGAACCCGAATATTTTCCAGTTTTGACATTAAACTTTTCGAAAACTAACAATATGAAACAAAgttttttcttgaaaaaagGAGAAGGCGAAGGAATCAAATTGGAATACGAACACGGTActtgtaatgatttatttaagaatagtACACATTTCACTCAAATAACTCTCGATGATAAAACGAAGACACGATGTGTGGAATTTTATCGTAACGTCTTTTGCATTGGAAATGAAGATGCAATATAcactaataattctaaaatatttactactgTTGATTTAACGTTATACAGGAGTTTTAAGTCTTGTAAGTTTATCGAAGAATCGCATCCTGAGACTCCAATTgaatttatgaacatttttgattCATTATCGGATCGTGTCATATCACAACATTTACAAGGACGTAGTTTACGCCATAACTCGGAATTTGAATTTTgggctttatttattttttatactagagGTATAAACGGAGTTTGTAATGGATTAATACCGCTCTATAACACGGCTCCTACTGGCTTCATTTCATGGGAATTTTTATTGCCGACTTTTTATCGAGGTATAAGAATAGGTGAAGGTTACGAAATAGCTTTAAACATAGTAATAAATACCATAAGTGATTTCGAACTTAGTCCTAGCAGTTCTTCATTTTACATACGTCTGTATGAACTTGCTTTAGATGTTGTGCAGCATCGTACTACTCAAATGAATCCATATTCACCATTTCATCAACATGTATGTACAAATAGTAATAGAGATTGCGGGTCATATTTGCGACACGAACTTATCCTTTCATTGTGGACTGTAATATCCGATATAATGTACAGACTTCGTTACCGTTTAAATCGGAGAGATGATCTAGTTACAAGTGATTATGTTGttaaagaatttgaaaaaatcaaaactttaaatctttgtaataaaaatttacattatgattcaaaaacttcattgaattaa